A genomic window from Triticum urartu cultivar G1812 chromosome 7, Tu2.1, whole genome shotgun sequence includes:
- the LOC125524482 gene encoding LOW QUALITY PROTEIN: replication factor C subunit 1 (The sequence of the model RefSeq protein was modified relative to this genomic sequence to represent the inferred CDS: inserted 1 base in 1 codon), with amino-acid sequence MSSDIRKWFMKPHDKNAGAAKPSAAGAAPPAAKKPVLSIPEKAATSSVSGNQDASARRKTSKYFAPKTEKDADVAEKSSSKRKLQKSSEDLEDDIKPFAANKALKDEEDDDDDFVAPSKKKTPVKPPPLKKLKAASNDDDQDERMDEDAEXPSKAAGRGRGRGGRGAGAAHGKTTSHDDGGGEDRMDEDAKTPSKAAGRGRGRGRGRVGRGGGMAHGKTTSGLDDDGEEDRMDEDDKTPSKAAARGRGGRGAGATPGGRGRGGGGRGFMNFGERKDPPHKGEKEVPEGAPDCLAGLTFVISGTLDSLEREEAGDLIKRYGGRVTGSISKKTSYLLADEDIGGVKSNKAKDLGVPFLTEDGLFDMIRKSKLAKAPVNKHEGNSNSEKLLKSQTKSSPVKAERRAVDQVGTMGKSTPSKSNKESNSTNNQKVKVVDRGSLQWTEKYRPKVPNDIVGNQSMVKQLHDWLKSWEDQFLHSGQKGKGKKQADGGAKKAVLLSGPPGIGKTTTAKVVSQMLGLQAIEVNASDSRGKADSKIEKGVGGSTSNSIKELISNATLNYSDNRTKKPKAVLIMDEVDGMSAGDRGGVADLIASIKISKIPIVCICNDRYSQKLKSLVNYCLLLNFRKPTKQQMGKRLMEIARKEGIQAQENAMEELAERVHGDIRMALNHLQYMSLSQSVVKYDDIRLRLNSSSKDEDISPFTAVDKLFGFNGGRLRMDERIDLSMSDPDLVPLIIQENYINYRPSAAGKDDSGVKRMNYLARAAESIADGDIVNVQIRRYRQWQLSQAACLASSIVPAALMHGNREVLEAGERNFNRFGGWLGKYSTTNKNKRLLEDVHSHILASQQANLDREALRLDYLTLLLRQLTDPLKTMPKEEAVQKVVEFMDTYSLSQEDFDTLVELSKFKGHPNPMDGIQPAVKSALTKAYKQGSSSRVVRSADLINIPGMKKTLKKRVAAILEPLDESLPEETGVASAEGDEEELSDAENDDELVPGDSKPKLDLQSDNKKGIQVQLNLKSNGNGSSAKKAPAARSKAPGSAGKAVGGSGGKRKR; translated from the exons ATG TCGTCGGACATCAGGAAATGGTTCATGAAGCCGCACGACAAGAATGCCGGTGCGGCCAAGCCCTCTGCCGCCGGCGCCGCGCCGCCGGCGGCCAAGAAGCCCGTGCTCAGCATCCCCGAGAAGGCTGCGACATCTTCG GTGTCTGGCAATCAAGATGCTTCAGCTAGAAGGAAGACAAGCAAGTACTTTGCACCCAAAACAGAAAAAGATGCAGATGTTGCTGAGAAGAGTTCTTCTAAAAGAAAACTTCAGAAAAGCAGCGAGGACCTTGAGGATGACATCAAGCCTTTCGCAGCAAACAAGGCCCTTAAGgatgaagaagacgacgacgacgacttTGTGGCGCCTTCGAAAAAGAAAACTCCAGTGAAGCCACCACCATTAAAGAAGTTGAAGGCTGCATCTAATGATGATGACCAGGACGAAAGGATGGATGAAGATGCCG ACCCTTCCAAAGCAGCTGGAAGGGGAAGGGGAAGGGGAGGAAGAGGAGCAGGAGCAGCCCATGGAAAGACTACGAGTCATGATGATGGTGGTGGGGAGGACAGGATGGATGAAGATGCTAAGACCCCTTCCAAAGCAGCTGGAAGGGGAAGAGGAAGGGGAAGGGGAAGGgttggaagaggaggaggaatgGCTCATGGGAAGACTACTAGTGGTCTTGATGATGATGGTGAGGAGGATAGGATGGATGAAGATGACAAGACCCCTTCCAAAGCAGCTGCAAGGGGAAGAGGAGGCAGAGGAGCAGGAGCTACTCCTGGGGGAAGAGGTAGAGGAGGGGGTGGGAGAGGTTTCATGAATTTTGGTGAAAGGAAGGATCCCCCTCACAAAGGGGAGAAG GAAGTCCCAGAGGGTGCCCCTGACTGTTTAGCTGGTCTGACATTTGTCATAAGTGGTACCCTTGACAG TCTTGAACGGGAGGAAGCAGGTGATCTAATAAAGCGTTACGGGGGACGTGTTACCGGTTCAATTAGTAAAAAGACG AGTTACCTATTGGCTGATGAAGATATTGGGGGAGTGAAATCTAATAAAGCAAAAGATCTGGG AGTCCCGTTCTTGACTGAAGATGGTTTATTTGATATGATCCGGAAATCAAAGCTTGCAAAGGCTCCTGTAAACAAACATGAAGGTAACAGCAATTCAGAAAAGCTACTGAAGTCACAGACGAAGAGCTCTCCAGTTAAAGCTGAAAGAAGAG CTGTCGATCAAGTCGGTACCATGGGCAAGAGTACTCCCTCAAAGAGTAATAAAGAAAGCAACTCCACCAACAACCAAAAGGTCAAGGTTGTTGACCGCGGTTCTTTGCAATGGACAGAGAAATATCGGCCAAAAGTTCCAAACGACATAGTTGGCAACCAATCAATG GTTAAACAACTTCATGATTGGTTGAAAAGTTGGGAGGATCAATTCCTTCATTCTGGccaaaagggcaaaggaaagaagcaGGCTGATGGTGGAGCTAAAAAAGCTGTATTGCTGAGTGGACCTCCAGGTATTGGTAAGACTACAACTGCAAAAGTTGTTAGTCAGATGCTTGGATTGCAGGCCATTGAG GTTAATGCAAGTGATAGCCGTGGTAAAGCAGACTCCAAGATCGAGAAAGGTGTTGGGGGGAGCACATCAAATTCTATCAAAGAGCTTATCAGCAATGCTACTCTGAATTATAGTGACAACCG GACAAAGAAGCCTAAGGCTGTACTCATCATGGACGAAGTTGACGGTATGTCTGCTGGTGATAGAGGTGGAGTTGCTGATCTTATTGCCAGCATCAAGATATCGAAGATTCCTATAGTTTGCATTTGTAATGATCGTTATAGCCAGAAGCTGAAGAGCCTTGTAAATTACTGTTTGCTACTCAACTTCAGGAAACCAACAAAACAGCAG ATGGGCAagaggttgatggagattgccagaAAAGAAGGCATTCAAGCTCAAGAG AATGCAATGGAAGAGCTTGCAGAAAGAGTACATGGGGATATTCGCATGGCACTCAACCATTTGCAATATATGAGTCTCTCTCAGTCTGTGGTCAAATATGATGATATAAGGTTGCGTCTTAATAGTAGCTCAAAAGATGAAGATATCTCTCCCTTCACGGCTGTGGACAA GCTATTTGGTTTCAATGGTGGGAGACTAAGGATGGATGAGAGAATCGACTTGAGCATGAGCGATCCTGATTTAGTTCCCCTTATTATCCAG GAAAATTATATCAATTATCGGCCTAGTGCCGCTGGGAAGGATGACAGTGGTGTTAAAAGAATGAATTATCTTGCCCGTGCCGCTGAGTCTATAGCGGACGGTGATATTGTTAATGTGCAAATAAGAAGATATCGACAGTGGCAGCTGTCCCAAGCTGCTTGTTTGGCTTCATCAATAGTACC TGCTGCTTTGATGCATGGAAATAGAGAAGTCCTTGAAGCA GGTGAACGAAACTTTAATAGGTTTGGTGGATGGTTGGGCAAGTACTCAACTACTAACAAAAACAAAAGGCTACTGGAAGATGTCCATAGTCATATTCTTGCATCACAGCAAGCTAATTTGGATAG GGAGGCGTTGAGGCTCGATTATCTCACTCTTCTCTTGAGACAGTTGACTGACCCACTGAAGACAATGCCTAAG GAGGAGGCTGTCCAAAAGGTGGTGGAGTTTATGGATACCTACTCTTTAAGCCAGGAAGACTTTGACACGCTTGTTGAATTATCTAAATTTAAG GGCCATCCAAATCCTATGGATGGTATTCAACCAGCTGTCAAAAGTGCCTTGACGAAGGCATACAAACAAGGAAGTAGCTCTCGTGTTGTTCGATCAGCAGATCTAATAAATATTCCGGGCATGAAAAAAACTTTAAAGAAACGAGTGGCAGCAATCCTGGAGCCATTGGATGAGAGTTTGCCTGAAGAAACTGGAGTAGCATCTGCAGAAGGTGATGAAGAGGAATTGTCTGATGCTGAAAATGATG ATGAACTTGTGCCTGGTGACTCGAAGCCAAAACTGGACCTGCAGAGTGATAATAAGAAAG GAATTCAAGTGCAGCTCAACCTGAAGAGCAATGGCAACGGGTCGAGCGCAAAGAAGGCGCCAGCAGCAAGATCAAAAGCTCCTGGGTCTGCAGGGAAGGCTGTCGGAGGCTCAGGCGGGAAGCGGAAGAGGTAG